One Deltaproteobacteria bacterium DNA segment encodes these proteins:
- a CDS encoding threonine/serine dehydratase, translated as MPRDVWFARARLKNLIFRTPILFSSRLSRRTGCQVYLKMECWQVCGCFKVRGAINMVSALTQTERTRGLVTCSSGNHGIALAYAASIFGRPPTRIFLPRGADPNKVERLKAFGAEAVLHGADFLETLDEALRYAKESGATYVHSHSHRLVIAGQGTIGLEIMEDLPGVETILVPIGGGGLISGIATAVKCAAEQVRIVGVEPTAAPGAYLSFQDGRCHERVDIRPSVADGLLGTLTPLTWEVSCNLVEGVKLVEEDEIIQAMRVFQEDEQLMVEGSASVGLAAVLGGKIDVHGQKVVLVITGRNIDATKYNRLISRAK; from the coding sequence ATGCCTCGGGATGTGTGGTTTGCACGGGCCCGCCTGAAGAATCTGATCTTCCGTACGCCGATCCTCTTCTCATCCAGGCTGAGCCGCAGGACGGGCTGCCAGGTCTACCTGAAGATGGAGTGCTGGCAGGTGTGCGGATGCTTCAAGGTCCGCGGAGCAATCAACATGGTTTCCGCTCTCACTCAGACCGAGAGGACCCGGGGTCTTGTGACCTGTTCAAGTGGCAACCACGGTATTGCTCTCGCCTATGCGGCGAGCATTTTCGGGAGACCGCCGACGAGGATATTCTTGCCCAGAGGGGCTGACCCAAACAAGGTGGAGAGGCTAAAGGCCTTTGGTGCCGAGGCTGTTCTGCACGGCGCAGATTTCCTCGAAACCCTGGATGAGGCCCTGCGGTATGCAAAGGAGAGCGGCGCGACCTATGTTCATTCCCACAGTCATCGGCTGGTTATCGCAGGGCAGGGGACGATTGGGCTGGAGATCATGGAGGACCTTCCCGGTGTGGAAACGATTCTTGTTCCGATTGGCGGCGGAGGGCTGATCTCCGGTATCGCAACGGCTGTTAAATGCGCCGCTGAGCAGGTGAGAATCGTGGGCGTGGAGCCTACTGCCGCACCAGGCGCCTACCTTTCTTTTCAGGATGGCCGCTGTCACGAACGGGTTGACATCCGGCCCTCAGTCGCGGATGGACTTCTAGGCACACTGACGCCGTTAACGTGGGAGGTATCTTGCAATTTGGTTGAGGGAGTCAAATTGGTGGAGGAGGATGAGATCATCCAGGCCATGCGGGTATTCCAGGAGGACGAGCAGTTGATGGTTGAAGGATCTGCATCGGTTGGTCTGGCTGCTGTCTTGGGTGGCAAAATCGATGTGCATGGCCAGAAGGTGGTCCTTGTAATAACCGGTCGCAATATAGACGCCACCAAGTACAACAGGCTGATCAGTCGGGCGAAATAG
- a CDS encoding ABC transporter substrate-binding protein, with the protein MALVPTEKLTILQPQVRLGDPHVSSDDKNSLSIIFSMYESLVSRDGRGGYCPALAESWMLDSDACTWTFFLRSPVHFHDGSILVAEDVVASLERVRDPSMEGELGTGGVYRSYLEGAVFETLDRRSVRVVTARPTADLLDLIVKFPIVPAGALAGLPGKPVGSGPYRFVGADKNLIVMSRWDRYWGGLPPAKEIHWQAEADSGSRVESLLVGVADLVSDIGPKDARMIECKATVFTSESSVCTAFMCNLQSGACTDRRVRQALNYGLDVPELVEGVMEGAARPLNGPLTYLHFGCDPETPPYPYDPGKAEALLAEAGYGEGLRLVLDVPTRLPDEAPDLARHMAEQYGRIGISTGIREFTDRPGYANMVRAKEIDDACCFDSSPLSSYRVFREKFHSGAHGPWWLGYTNPEVDALIDEAAATPDNVRRQQVYRRIYRIIRDDAPWIFLYSPTYSWGVAPHLGGWSAGNDGLIRLV; encoded by the coding sequence TTGGCGTTGGTACCAACAGAAAAGCTCACCATACTCCAACCCCAGGTCCGGTTGGGAGATCCCCACGTATCCAGTGATGACAAGAACAGCCTGAGCATCATATTTTCCATGTACGAGTCCCTGGTATCCCGGGACGGGAGGGGTGGTTATTGCCCTGCACTGGCTGAAAGCTGGATGCTCGACAGCGACGCATGTACATGGACCTTTTTCCTGCGGTCTCCTGTTCACTTCCATGACGGCTCCATCCTGGTAGCCGAGGATGTCGTGGCCAGCCTCGAGCGAGTGCGTGACCCCTCCATGGAGGGCGAACTGGGTACTGGCGGCGTGTATCGGAGCTACCTGGAAGGGGCTGTCTTCGAGACACTCGATAGGCGCAGCGTGCGTGTCGTCACAGCCAGACCCACGGCCGATTTGCTGGACTTGATTGTCAAGTTTCCCATCGTCCCGGCAGGTGCCCTGGCAGGGCTTCCGGGCAAACCGGTTGGTAGCGGACCTTACCGCTTCGTGGGAGCAGACAAAAATCTCATTGTGATGAGCCGCTGGGATAGGTATTGGGGGGGGCTGCCTCCGGCAAAAGAGATCCATTGGCAGGCAGAGGCTGATTCAGGTTCAAGAGTTGAGTCTCTTTTGGTGGGCGTGGCCGACCTGGTGTCGGATATAGGTCCCAAAGACGCCCGAATGATCGAATGTAAGGCAACGGTTTTCACATCGGAGAGCAGTGTGTGCACCGCGTTCATGTGCAATCTCCAGTCTGGCGCCTGTACGGACAGACGCGTGCGGCAGGCCCTAAACTACGGCCTGGATGTTCCGGAGCTTGTTGAAGGAGTCATGGAGGGAGCTGCTCGCCCTCTGAATGGACCACTGACCTATTTGCACTTTGGGTGTGACCCGGAGACACCCCCATACCCGTACGATCCGGGAAAGGCAGAGGCTCTCCTGGCCGAGGCCGGTTACGGCGAAGGGCTCAGACTCGTTCTCGATGTTCCCACGAGGCTTCCGGACGAAGCACCGGATCTGGCGCGACACATGGCGGAGCAGTATGGTCGGATCGGCATTTCCACCGGGATAAGAGAGTTCACGGACCGCCCAGGCTATGCGAATATGGTTCGAGCAAAGGAGATAGATGACGCATGCTGTTTTGATTCCAGTCCTTTAAGTAGCTATCGCGTTTTCCGCGAGAAATTCCATTCAGGCGCGCATGGTCCCTGGTGGCTGGGATACACCAACCCAGAGGTTGACGCTTTGATTGACGAGGCGGCAGCTACTCCGGATAATGTCAGACGGCAACAGGTCTACCGGCGAATCTACCGTATCATTCGGGATGATGCGCCATGGATCTTCCTTTACAGTCCGACGTATTCCTGGGGTGTAGCCCCACACCTCGGAGGATGGTCAGCAGGCAATGACGGCCTGATCAGACTGGTATAG
- a CDS encoding amino acid ABC transporter ATP-binding protein, which yields MHHLKIDDLSAAYGDTPVLRGVSLGVERGEVVTLIGASGSGKSTLLRVLVGLLRPRSGQVILNGVPVDYGNKKAVRAVRDQIAIVFQQFNLFQNMTALRNVTIAPIKIKKRDRREVEEEARRLLEKVGLGDKMHVYPDELSGGQQQRVAIARALALRPEILLLDEVTSALDPELVSEVLDTIRLLAAEGMTMLIISHEMGFVREVASKVAFLDNGRILEIGSPQEIFDSPREPRTREFVGRILRH from the coding sequence TTGCACCATCTAAAAATCGATGATTTAAGTGCCGCATACGGTGATACACCCGTCCTCAGAGGAGTCTCTTTGGGAGTGGAAAGGGGTGAGGTCGTCACCCTCATTGGCGCCTCGGGCTCTGGCAAGAGCACGCTCCTGCGGGTGCTGGTGGGGTTGCTGCGACCGAGGTCCGGACAAGTCATTCTGAACGGCGTTCCCGTCGACTATGGAAACAAAAAGGCGGTAAGAGCCGTCCGGGACCAGATTGCAATCGTGTTTCAGCAGTTCAATCTCTTTCAAAATATGACCGCCCTTCGAAACGTCACTATCGCCCCCATCAAGATCAAGAAACGGGACCGCAGGGAGGTAGAAGAGGAAGCAAGGAGGCTGCTGGAAAAGGTAGGTTTGGGCGATAAAATGCACGTTTACCCTGATGAACTCTCCGGCGGGCAACAGCAGCGTGTTGCCATAGCTAGGGCACTTGCACTCAGGCCGGAGATCCTGCTCCTGGACGAGGTGACATCCGCTCTTGACCCTGAACTCGTAAGTGAGGTCCTCGACACGATCCGGCTCCTGGCGGCCGAGGGAATGACCATGCTCATCATCTCACATGAGATGGGATTCGTGCGAGAAGTAGCCTCCAAGGTCGCATTTCTGGACAATGGCCGTATCCTGGAGATTGGGTCCCCCCAGGAGATCTTCGATAGCCCACGCGAGCCTCGCACGCGTGAGTTCGTTGGTAGGATCCTGCGTCACTAA
- a CDS encoding proline racemase family protein: protein MSDKSEAFEKRAAAVTEKLLRSRESIVCIDSHTGGEPTRLVVGGMPEIKGDTITEKSRFFAENYDHLRTTLTAEPRGHKTMHAFILCPPTTDEADFGVVIACALGYLDMCGHGLIGAVASAIEAGIVRAEEPETRVVVETPAGLIVVRIRVSNGKAESVAFRNQPAFVYKRDLEVDVAPFGRFTVDIAFGGNWYVVVEAEKLGLEIDVKNLDRFSEANNRILETVNAVVSPEHPILGPGGKIPQMVFVGPPKNPEADSMNLVTSEALGYDRSPCGTGSSAKMAILHARGQLKLNQDYVHESGTTGSLFRSRLVEETKIGTFDAVIPEIEGSAYVTGINYIMTDPRDSLTHGFYVG from the coding sequence ATGTCAGACAAAAGCGAGGCATTTGAGAAACGGGCAGCAGCAGTGACAGAAAAACTTCTCCGATCTCGGGAGAGCATCGTTTGTATCGACTCTCATACAGGAGGTGAGCCGACGCGGCTGGTGGTGGGAGGTATGCCGGAGATCAAGGGGGATACTATTACGGAAAAGAGCAGGTTTTTCGCTGAGAACTATGATCACCTTCGAACCACGTTGACGGCTGAACCGAGGGGCCACAAGACCATGCACGCCTTCATCCTTTGCCCTCCAACCACGGATGAGGCAGACTTCGGGGTTGTCATCGCTTGCGCCCTGGGCTATCTCGATATGTGTGGGCATGGCCTGATTGGGGCGGTTGCGAGCGCCATCGAAGCCGGGATCGTCCGCGCGGAGGAGCCTGAGACGAGGGTCGTCGTTGAAACACCGGCGGGCCTCATCGTTGTTCGTATCCGGGTCTCTAACGGTAAGGCCGAAAGCGTGGCCTTCCGAAATCAACCCGCTTTTGTCTATAAGCGGGACCTGGAAGTCGATGTAGCACCCTTTGGCCGATTCACAGTCGACATCGCCTTTGGCGGGAACTGGTATGTGGTCGTCGAAGCAGAGAAACTGGGATTGGAGATAGATGTCAAGAACCTGGATCGATTCAGTGAAGCCAACAATCGAATCCTGGAAACAGTGAACGCCGTGGTTTCACCGGAGCATCCGATCCTCGGCCCTGGGGGTAAGATTCCTCAGATGGTATTTGTGGGGCCCCCGAAAAATCCTGAAGCAGACAGCATGAATCTGGTCACCTCTGAAGCCTTGGGATATGATCGTTCCCCCTGTGGGACAGGAAGCAGTGCTAAGATGGCAATCCTCCACGCGCGCGGTCAGCTCAAGCTGAACCAGGACTACGTGCACGAGAGCGGAACAACAGGGAGTCTATTTCGATCCAGGCTTGTAGAGGAGACGAAGATCGGAACCTTTGATGCCGTGATTCCGGAAATTGAGGGGAGTGCCTATGTGACAGGAATCAATTACATCATGACCGATCCGCGCGATTCTCTGACTCACGGGTTTTACGTGGGTTAG